The DNA region TTTAGATGATTCACGTTTCTTGTATTATGTTCCCTAAGGTTCAATCATGTATGATAGTGATATGTACTTTTCTTGTTATGTTATAGTTTGTTTACCTATGTTATTTGTTATTTGTGTTGTGGGACATTGACTATTTAGAATCATTGAATCATGAAAAAGTTTAGTGTTTATTTTTACTTATTAAATTTTGCATCTACGGAACATGTAGCAGTACTCATAATGAAAGAAAACATATTCATTACTACTCGCAACAATCAAATTACAATGTATAAAGATCAACCAGTTACATACGTGCTCAAACATTGCATCTAACAGGAAAACTTAAATGTAAATAATACTAACACTAACAACATGCCCACTAATGGCGCCCTGTTTGAGACGATCCTCCAACCTGTGGGCAACTACGTCGTGTGTGTCCGGGTTGGCGACATAGGCCGCACCTCTTTGGCTGTttcggatctgcctcgtccatattCATCCGTATCCTAGTGGATCTAGGATgaccctctctcgcacgcctctTGTCAGGGTCCGGAATCACCGTGGGCCCGTCGTAAGGTGGCCAGAAGCCCTCCGGGATCGGAGGTGTGAATCCCATCCGATACACATTGAACGCCGAGCTAATCTGATAGACGCTGTGAATGTAAGAGGTCCAGGTGACCCGTGAGTAGGCACAGCATGCAAGTGCGTGCTGACACGGGAAATGAAGAGCCTGGAAGTATCCGCAGTCACATGTCCGAGAGGCAAGTGATACTCTGTAAGTACCCAAGGAGAAAGAACCAGTCGGAGTGGTCTCTGCtacggtgaactcggagttatcccggtcatacaacgtcaccgtgaagcacctgaccgtcttcaagttggcctcaatacacttcaccaaatgctgactgaattgttgtctggttcccatctgggcctcagcctctctTCCCTTGCGAACAAAGAGTTCCGCAAGCCTACCATATGTTTCCTTCACCAGGGATGCTACAGGGAGATTTCTGACCCCCATGAGGATTGAGTTCACACATTCGGAGAtgttcgtcgtcatgtgaccgaatctccgCGCCTCATCACGATGCTGAGTCCACAAGGAGTAATCAATCAAGTTCGCCCACTCACACATTGCCGGATCTTCAGATcgcagaatatcaaaccagtaatcaaattCAACCTCGGTCTTCGCATACGCCGCATTCACTAGAAGTCTCCTAGCGTCTTTGCCTTTGAAGGTAAGGGCAAAATTAGCCGCTACGTGTCgtatgcagaatgcacggtacgCAGATGACGGTAACCAACCTCCGTCAGGGGCCTCAAGTGCAGCCTTGATGCCGTTGtgcctgtccgatataaccagcagaccggGCTGCGGGGTCACGTGCTATCGAAGTTGCGAGAGAAAGAATGTCCAGGACTCCGCATTCTCACCCTCTACTAGTGCGAATGCGACaggtagaatgttggagttcccgtcctgtgcaatagcgatgagcaacgttcccccatacttcccatacagatgtgtgccgtcaatgctgactagcggcttgcaatgacggaatgcctcgatgcacGGCGGGAAAGTCTAGAAAAGTCTGTGGAAGTACGCTTGAGACTCGTCCACCTGTCCTCCAACTCGAACCGGGCTCGTCTTAAGGACCGTAACACtaccaggcatcgtcagctggacacccaacacccacctaggtatgtcgttgtatgactcatcccagtcaccgtagATGAGGGCAATAGCCTTCTGCTTTGCCATCCAAACCCTCCGGTAAGTCGACCTAAAACCAAAGTGCGCTGCCGTGGCGTTCAGGAGCACCTTTATGCTCACagatgcatcagccctaaccattggcataatgaacgccgaaatcacatgataatccaaactcctgtggtcactcgagatggatgtggccaggcaagtgtgaggttcattgtaccgtttgacctcccaaatgcccttgcgcttccggagactcagtcgaatcaaccatgtgcacccattcccaaactcggaacacttgcccacataccggcggtgatcggactccaccaccttgtactgtaccccttgccggatgctgtaagtcttcacacttaacatggcctcatctttatcctggaattgctgaccaacctggaactctgtcagaccagcagtcccttccgcatctctagctccgaatccaacagcGTGCCCTAAAACCCCCTCATGCCTCATGGCGTCCAGGTCCAACgaggaaaaatgtggtggatactgctgtgtgccagagctagaaccaccgccCGGCAATGCAGGCCCAGTCGCTCCAACCTCGTCGCCGCTGTCATCCTCAATCGTATCCGGCTCGACGTCGTCCTCTTCTGCATCACCCAAGACTCCGTCTCCGACGCCAACCGGTGGAACGCCCTGTAAGGCGTTCGGCAGAATATCAAAGGATCCTACCTCGTCGCCTACGTCGTCATTCAGATCAACAGCAAAAGACGGGGAGGCGACAAGTTGGACCGCTGGCTCGTACACTGGGACGGAGGAAGAAGCCACGGCAGCCCTGGAACTGGAACCAGCTGCCGTGGCTACATtggtggtattccggttcgaaccccctgagctggataccacatcaaccagctttgccagcaattctggtgtcctcacctccggaaactgcctccgataaagaaacatgacttgcaggtcctcatcactaccaattgtgagacaatcatacttcaccgtatcgtgcaggatcgtgactggaatgcgatagaaaaacttcttaacccgcttcgcaccttccaggCCAAGTTTCATCGGCACAGgtctaacaaggtcatcatacCTTGTCGTTGGATTCACgacaatacagagaggatccttatccgTGAACTTCACTCCGGAACGAGTTTTtctcttaatggatcctctgtggtgaaccagaacaacaaaactctcctcactagccatcttactCCATCTAATGAGACCAACTCACGTTTAGAACGGTTATATAGAGGTCTCTCTCCCACTAATTCGAACCGGCTCAGTTCGAACTAAggtttgtgtaattcgaaccagcccggttcgaattactaaggccagactctctctctataattcgaacCTCCCTGGTTTGAATTATGTGCACTCAAGGTTTGAACCGACCTGGTTCGATTTATGAAGAAAATTCAGATTGTAATTTGAACTGCCCCGGTTCGAATTACTCTCGTTAGCAGTTCGAACCATAtcggttcgaattatatatatacaagatcCTGCGCATTATTGAAACGATTTTCAGTTTGGCTTATATACGTCAATTTGAGATGGCATTGGCTTATACTGATTTTTTGccctaaaaaaaaaacaacaaaatttattGTATGAACAACGAAGgccaaaattaataaaagaaaatatatttttttaattaatggttTAGTTGAAGAAAATGGATGCAAAAGTTAAAATTTGTAGAGgagtggattttttttttcaattggttGGTAACTATAAAGTACGGACACAGTTGAATACACGTGTCGGATACATTTTGGACACGGTACTCGTCTAACAAGTATGTTGCTGTCCAACattgttttaataaaaattttttactctGAATGCTTATACACACCTAAATATTATCATGCGTCAGCGTGTCTaatcatatttttgaaataaatttaaaaatagtatatattattatttattaaaataaaaaattattttaaatattttatgtaattaaaataaaatattaaaaataactaaaaaattaatttatgttttaatactaataaaataaaatatcatgactatttatttaaaaaatactttatattatatatatataatattatattatatatatatatatatatatatatgtatatatatatatatacctaaaaTTGTAgtcattttatttctatttttccatACATAACCGAAGAATGGAAAAGATTTTTCAAGAGTCTCGGTCCAGAAGTACATGATAAATATCACCAAAGCTCAATACTGCAGAGGAAATTAAGTGAAGTACTCCAGACACAAAATATGGAAAGGTGTCTATAACCTCCCCCcaaaacctatatatatatatatatatatatgcatgttctcgtattttataagattttaaaatttgtgatTCAAAGTGTTTTAAACCGGTCCGATCTAATTTCTAAATCGTTTAAGGATTAGAACATGTTAAAACCAATAAGAACCAATTAAAGCATGCTCTCCTTGCCCCTTAGTTATGttgtttcttattattttaagtgctaattattaattatataataaaaacatccaataatttttttaaatattattttaattttatactcatttatatttaaattaattatattttttattattcataattattaatataaatatattaaatatatataaataaaaatatagaatatttttattaattatataattatataatatttattaatattattttttaataaatatatatagtatataataatataataaatataaattaattagttattaaaaaaatatttattttaatataaaaataaaattaaaaaaattattataaaaaagactaaaattttatatatctatttaatAATAATCagattataacttatttattataatttattaaaatttgattatttttaaaatattaataaatatatgtacatatatattttttaaaatttaattttaaattttatattattttatattttttatttatataaacgATTTTaccaatttaattaataactCATTAACTAAATTAATGAACCAATAAATGAATAATctaaccggtttttttttttttttgtgactataaTCTAACCGGTTTAATTCCGACGACTATAATTccgaaaatttaaatacaaaaccaAACACACTTGTCTATGGTAGAGGATAAAAAAAagggagctactcaaatgaagatgcaaaaaacatctttttatgaagatactttgtataaaagtgtgatttattgatttggccacatttcaaataaaaacaacacttttataacatatcaaaatctaaccctacaatccatcatctaagggtcaaaaagaaaaatcatcacatgaagacaattataatatcttcatgggagtacccacctaaaaaaaaaagatacacgTGGCGAAATCTTTAAAAGCAAACCTTTCAGTTTTGGTGTTTTGgaaatttgaagtttgaaaatTGGATTGAGAGTGacagaagaaaagagaagccatGGACTTGGGAGATGAAACCGACATCTCTCAACCCTACACCCAAGAGGACGGCGACCCCCACCTCGTCGGCTTCATCAACGCCAACATCGTCGGCCTCCGCTACTACTCCGGCACCGTCAACGGCCGCGAAATGGTCGCCCTCCTCCGCGAACCCCTCAACCCTCACGACCCCAACGCCATCAAAGTCCTCAACACCCGCTCCATCCAGGTCGGTCACATCGATCGCACCGTAGCCGCCGCGCTTTCCCCTCTCATCGACTCTGAACTCATCACCGTCGAGGCCATTGTCCCCAACCGCCGCTCCAAGACCAACAGCTTCCGCCTCCTCTGCCAAATCCACATCTTCGCCCCTCTCCCTTCGTTCCCCACTGTCATTGAGCTCATCTCCGAGAGAGGCCTACACCTCATAACCCAAAACGACGCCTCCTTTACGTTATCGGAGTCCGTTGCCGTTAAAGAAACCCGCGCTGATTCGAGGTTCAAGAGTGTGGACGAGATTTTCAGGCTTGTTGATGAGAGCTTGACGGTCAAGGAGCGTGTGTCTCACGCGCTTGAGCCTCCCGAGAGCATTGTGAGGTCGAAGCTGATGGAGCACCAGAAGGAAGGGGTGTGGTGGCTACTCAACAGAGAGAAAAGCGAGGAGCTTCCACCGTTTTGGGAGGTGGGAGAAGGGGGCGAGTTTGTCAACGTGTTGACCAATTACAGCACGTGCGTTAAGCCAGAGCCTTTGAGGGGAGGGATCCTGGCCGATGCAATGGGGCTCGGGAAGACTCTCACTTTGCTCTCTCTTATTGCCCTTGACAAGGTTTCCGGTCAGAGGaagggaaagaagagaagaaagattgAGATTGGGGAGAGCAGTGCAACGCTTGTAGTGTGCCCTCCCTCTGTGTTTTCGACATGGATTTCGCAATTGGAAGAACACACTGTGCCTGGTTCACTCAGGACTTGCATGTATTATGGTGACAAGAGGGCTAAGAATGCTGAGGACCTCATGGATTATGATTTGGTGCTCACTACTTACTCTACACTCTCCGTGGAGGAGGATGACCCCGACTCGCCGGTGAAGAAAGTGGTGTGGAGGAGGATCATATTGGATGAGGCTCACACTATCAAGAATTCAAATGCCCGGCAGAGCAAGATGGTTATTAGTCTCAATGCCAAGCGGAGGTGGGCTGTCACCGGCACACCTATTCAGAATGGCTCCTTGGACTTGTTTTCCCTCATGGCTTTCCTGCATTTTGAGCCCTTCTCCATAAAGAGCTATTGGCGCAGCCTTGTGCAACGGCCTCTTAATCAGGGCCTTCAGAGCGGCCTCTCACGCCTCCAGGTATATTACAATAATAACTTGTTAGTTATCTTTATCATTGTCATCAAAGCTTTTGTTGCATTGTGTTACATTGCATACTAAGCTGCATTGTGGTACCTTACATTAGTCATTAGCCTAACCTGAATTCAGCACATTATTTTGTTTATAACATGTATTTTAAGCCTGTTCCACACATTTCTTGTGTAGTTGTGTTGATTGTTCTCTTTCTTTGGGCTGAATGAACTTCATTGATTGTTCTTATGTGTTTTgggtttttgtttcttgtttctgATTGTTTTAACCGACTTGTTTGATTAGGTTTTGATGGCGGCAATTTCGTTAAGAAGAACCAAAGATAATGGATTGTTAGGGGTGCCACCAAAAACTATTGAGACTCAATATGTTGAACTTAATTCAGAAGAACGTGAATTGTATGATCGGATGAAAGAGGAAGCGATGCTTTTAATGAGGAGTTTTACCAATGGAACTAACAATTTTCCTGTTGTACTAAGTATGCTTTTGCGTCTTCGCCAAATCTGTACTGATTCAGCATTGTGCCCCAGTGATCTCGCAACGACATTCCGTTCAACTAATCTTGAAGGTATATACTCTCTTTCAATTTACTTAGTAGATTCATATATTCAATTTATAATTCCATGTGACTGCTTCAAGGTCGCCGCTTACTTTATTACAGTAAATTTACATCCTTCTCATGAAACGTAAGTGTAAACCTGAGAACAGCATCTTCACAAAATTTTAACGCATGTTGCTGAACTTTTGATCCTTAAAtttaaagagacaccaaacttaccaCTTGAGGCTTAGTCATAATTCCTGAAAATTACTGGCACTCCTCTGGATTAGTGCAGTATTAGAATCAGAATGTTCaacataatttctttttatcAAATTCCAGAGTGCTCAGTGTTTTGAATCTTGGAATATGGATGAATTCGTTTTAATCTCCCTTAGAACATTTTAAAGAATATACACAGTTCTTTTCGGCTCCTGGTTTCACAATATGAACGATGTCTTGGTATGTTGACTCAGATAGAAATATCTATTTTCTTTGATAACCGAAGAAGAGGTAAAAATGCCATTTAGTATATTCTACTAACCATACTGTTTTTGAGCAGATGTTTCCAATAACCCAGAGTTGTTGCAAAAGTTAGTTGAGATGTTGCAAGAATGTGAAGATTACGAGTGCCCAATTTGCATTTCTCCTTCAGCGGACATCATTATCACCAGCTGTGCTCACATCTTCTGCCGACTCTGTATTCTGAAATCTCTACAATCCAGCAGATCCCGTTGTCCTCTTTGCCGTCAAGCTCTATCTGAATCTGACTTGTTCTCAGCCCCAATCGAGCCTTCTAAAGCTGATAGTAcctcttcatcctcatcatcggATAAAAAGTTATCTTCCAAAACATCTGCTTTGATAAAATTTCTCAAAGAATCAAGAGAACAGAAGCCAACAGCAAAATCGGTAGTGTTTTCACAATTTCgcaagttgttattgttattggaaGCGCCTTTGAAGGAGGCTGGTTTCAAGACTTTGCGCATTGATGGCTCGATGACAGTTAAACAGAGGGCTAATGTTATTGATCAATTTCAAGACACTAAAGAAAACGGACCGACCGTTCTGCTTGCAAGCCTTAGGGCTTCAGGTGCAGGTATAAATCTCACAGCGGCCACCACGGTGTATTTCATGGAGCCATGGTGGAATCCGGCTGTTGAGGAACAGGCAATGGATCGCATCCATCGGATTGGACAGAAAGAGGCGGTGAAGATTGTTAGATTGGTTGTTCTGGACAGCATTGAGGAAAAGATACTGCTGTTGCAGGAGAAGAAGAGGGAATTAGCAAGAGAAACATTTAACAAGAGGGGAAGTGATTCTGGTGGCATGAACTATAAAGATCTAAGTTTCCTTATGTCCATAGAATGATGGTTCGATTAGGACTTTCCTTGCTTTGGGAAGGGAGGAAATTATTTTGTTTTGCTATTTTTGCTTCTCCTAACCTCTTACTTTGGCACCCTAGTTCCGATACTAATTAAACCAAAGCTATGTTTGGTGGTGACCTACTCTTTTTGGGGATAGAAAGTCTATTATACAGTTTGCTATGACCTCGCCACTCGTATGATATATTGATATGTGAGAATTGTTAGGAAAATAaacttcaaaaaataattttagctactttaaatataaataagattttatagacaaataaattaaataaatattacaatAAGTTTAACATGAATCGTGCTAGTCACCCTACCTTTAGGTGAAGTAGTTTTGACAGAAATCTTCTAGGATTATTCATATAGTAATTATAAGAAATGGAGCATTACAATTTGTTGTATATATGTTTGTGTTTCTAACTTAGTCTGACATCGAACCAAACTTTGAATCTTAAGCCTTTATATGGTGGAGTGTAGGGATGTCAACAGGGCAAAGGGGGAGGATGTCTCCCTGCTCCCATCTCCATTCCCAAATTTGCTCTCTTCCGCTGCGTCTTGTGCTTTTGTGTGTAATCTACCAATCATAAGCAATTTTAACACTTGTCCAGAAAATTTGTTAAAGTGTTGGCATATTActaaagttttaattttataaatttctttaatataaaattattagagtaGTATTTGttagaaatgaaaaaaagaaaaaaaatagagacacaCATGAACTAAATTTTTAAAGGGTTTATTCAATATATGTTCAAAACAAACATGTTaagatgataaattaaattttttctcttcataaaaatattaaaagtttaaatttttaatatatttattttttatttattatataaaaatatttaaaatattttattaataatagttTTATTATGTACTTTTAAGATACAAGATAGATAaatctatttttaaaaacaaagatTTCAGTTTTGGAAATTTTGAAGTTTGAATTTTAGATTGAGAGTGAGAGAGACAGAAGAGAAGCTATGGACTTGGGAGATGTAACCGACATCTCTCAACCCTACACCCAAGAAGACGGCGACTCCCACCTCCTCGGCTTCATCAACGCCAACAATGTTTGTGCTAAGTTTATTGTTTTGCAGTTGAACACACCGAAACCCATTAATCTCATGCTATGTATCGTGATCTTAACATTGAGTTTTGCTATTTTATGTTGTCATCAATCATGCAAAGCAACTAGTTTTCACCATGtcccacccaaaaaaaaaaaaagaaaaaacgaaaacaataacaacaaacaaCTAGTTGTGTTTTTGCCTTAGAAGTTTTGTTtagattttagaaatattttagaaaattaaagttttaattaTATTCTTAAATGATTTTCACCATCCTACTTCATGAATCATGATAATGGCTATTACTATACGGTTTAAATCTATTCTTGTCATTATAAAAATGTGGTGATAAAGATTATGATGTGAATGTTCATTCACTATGGGCGGCTCACACATTctcaaaattaattacattaaagaGATTTAAAAGTGTAAATATTTCACCtctataaatagtaaaatataattgTATAGTGAAATATTTCACAATAATATatacactttctctctctctctttttataCACAGCAATAAtactctttcttttcttctattcatTGTTAATATTTCTCTTCCTCTCTTTTATGTTGCtacatatattttaaatatatgaatCATCTCTATTATATTGAGTAATTATAGTAGTGAATATAATATTAATACTAAAACTATCTATTtatgtttctttattttatatctatttctctaccttatttatttatttatttattttacaacacgttatcatcACAAAGTTCtaacaaaattttagaaagactaccggtaacaaattttcattatgtcgaaaccatctcatcttgaattcaatgttcctgatatatctggaaacaattacaatagatactagatgctaaaatctatcttgattcaatggatcttgaagataccattaaggctgaaaataatacatcccagaaggatataGCCAAAACCATAATTTTTTTTCGTCGTCAccttgacgtatgattgaaaaatgaatatctcacattaaaagatcccgCAGATCTATGGAAAGACCTTAAAAAAGGTATAATCATGAAAAGACAGTGATACTTCCTTAAGcctgatatgttagagaaaattttttcgaccttccatgcctcgaatgtgctcctgcagtagcagta from Arachis hypogaea cultivar Tifrunner chromosome 10, arahy.Tifrunner.gnm2.J5K5, whole genome shotgun sequence includes:
- the LOC112716637 gene encoding putative SWI/SNF-related matrix-associated actin-dependent regulator of chromatin subfamily A member 3-like 1, which encodes MDLGDETDISQPYTQEDGDPHLVGFINANIVGLRYYSGTVNGREMVALLREPLNPHDPNAIKVLNTRSIQVGHIDRTVAAALSPLIDSELITVEAIVPNRRSKTNSFRLLCQIHIFAPLPSFPTVIELISERGLHLITQNDASFTLSESVAVKETRADSRFKSVDEIFRLVDESLTVKERVSHALEPPESIVRSKLMEHQKEGVWWLLNREKSEELPPFWEVGEGGEFVNVLTNYSTCVKPEPLRGGILADAMGLGKTLTLLSLIALDKVSGQRKGKKRRKIEIGESSATLVVCPPSVFSTWISQLEEHTVPGSLRTCMYYGDKRAKNAEDLMDYDLVLTTYSTLSVEEDDPDSPVKKVVWRRIILDEAHTIKNSNARQSKMVISLNAKRRWAVTGTPIQNGSLDLFSLMAFLHFEPFSIKSYWRSLVQRPLNQGLQSGLSRLQVLMAAISLRRTKDNGLLGVPPKTIETQYVELNSEERELYDRMKEEAMLLMRSFTNGTNNFPVVLSMLLRLRQICTDSALCPSDLATTFRSTNLEDVSNNPELLQKLVEMLQECEDYECPICISPSADIIITSCAHIFCRLCILKSLQSSRSRCPLCRQALSESDLFSAPIEPSKADSTSSSSSSDKKLSSKTSALIKFLKESREQKPTAKSVVFSQFRKLLLLLEAPLKEAGFKTLRIDGSMTVKQRANVIDQFQDTKENGPTVLLASLRASGAGINLTAATTVYFMEPWWNPAVEEQAMDRIHRIGQKEAVKIVRLVVLDSIEEKILLLQEKKRELARETFNKRGSDSGGMNYKDLSFLMSIE